The Microbulbifer pacificus genome has a window encoding:
- a CDS encoding phage scaffolding protein: KVKNVKAIKALLDMDTIKLDGDALKGLDEQLNSLKENESYLFEQEETQPNSPQIVTGGNPNGGSNNGDDDPFAAKLAKYN; this comes from the coding sequence CAAAGGTTAAGAATGTAAAAGCAATAAAAGCTCTACTAGACATGGACACTATTAAATTAGATGGTGACGCACTTAAAGGGTTAGATGAACAGTTAAATAGCTTAAAAGAAAATGAGTCTTACCTATTTGAGCAAGAAGAAACACAACCAAATTCACCACAGATTGTAACCGGTGGTAATCCAAATGGTGGTAGCAACAACGGTGACGATGATCCGTTTGCTGCCAAACTAGCAAAATACAACTAA